From Ramlibacter tataouinensis, the proteins below share one genomic window:
- a CDS encoding metal-sulfur cluster assembly factor translates to MNQDRSFEYEGPPELLDGIERALQWVRHPLLGLNVLDAGLVYGVRANGQRVHVSMTMTAPGCRLGDLLAEDVEAELFDHLGDGRQVVVEMVWKPEWTPARMKVVPIDRQTPCQLRVNLTRINMRGPRAT, encoded by the coding sequence ATGAACCAGGACCGTTCGTTCGAGTACGAAGGCCCTCCGGAGCTGCTCGACGGCATCGAACGGGCGCTGCAATGGGTCAGGCATCCGCTGCTTGGCCTGAATGTGCTGGATGCGGGGCTCGTGTATGGCGTGCGGGCCAACGGCCAGCGCGTGCACGTGTCGATGACCATGACGGCGCCGGGCTGCCGGCTGGGCGACTTGCTGGCCGAGGATGTCGAGGCGGAACTGTTCGATCACCTGGGCGACGGGCGCCAAGTGGTGGTGGAGATGGTGTGGAAACCGGAATGGACGCCGGCACGCATGAAAGTGGTGCCTATCGATCGACAGACGCCCTGCCAGCTGCGGGTGAACTTGACTCGAATCAACATGAGGGGTCCCCGTGCGACCTAG
- a CDS encoding hemerythrin domain-containing protein, which translates to MNAATGSADAAQGPGPIEGFSDCHAGILSGLRDFAELPPLQDAAQRARSIARRTLALLDHAVQVHHAEEEQELFTAVLRSARPGAEHERVQALVRQLTDEHREIEALWRKLRPEVSHAAAGKASQLREDAVKLLAEVYGMHAELEERDFLPLARDILGRNGNHMAALGMSLHMRHAAVPAAHI; encoded by the coding sequence ATGAATGCCGCCACGGGGTCCGCAGACGCAGCGCAGGGCCCGGGACCGATCGAAGGCTTTTCCGATTGCCACGCCGGCATCCTGTCGGGCCTGCGCGACTTTGCCGAGCTGCCGCCCTTGCAGGATGCGGCGCAACGCGCGCGCAGCATCGCCCGGCGAACCCTGGCGCTGCTCGACCATGCAGTGCAGGTGCACCATGCCGAAGAGGAGCAGGAGCTGTTCACGGCCGTCCTGCGCAGCGCCAGGCCCGGCGCCGAGCATGAGCGCGTGCAGGCGCTGGTGCGGCAGCTGACGGACGAACACCGCGAGATCGAAGCGCTGTGGCGCAAGTTGCGGCCCGAAGTGAGCCATGCAGCGGCCGGCAAGGCGTCCCAGTTGCGCGAGGACGCCGTGAAGCTGCTGGCGGAGGTCTACGGCATGCACGCCGAGCTCGAAGAGCGCGACTTCCTGCCCCTGGCCCGCGACATCCTGGGTCGCAACGGAAACCACATGGCGGCGCTGGGCATGTCGTTGCACATGCGGCACGCGGCGGTGCCCGCCGCCCACATCTGA
- the fnr gene encoding fumarate/nitrate reduction transcriptional regulator Fnr, translating to MKILSPTTEAPASIAAALSVACSKCNLRELCMPVGLSDEELGKIDELVATRRKIKRGGALFRNGEPFKSLFAIRTGFFKTCVTAEDGRDQVTGFQMAGEIIGLDGIVNDQHTCDAIAIEDAEVCVMPFDRITELSREVNALQHHVHRIMSREIVREHGVMLLLGSMRAEERLAAFLLNLVQRLHARGFSRSELVLRMTREEMGSYLGLKLETVSRTFSKFADEGIIEVRHRHLRILDADALNRLVNPPPGRE from the coding sequence ATGAAGATCCTTTCACCCACCACCGAAGCGCCCGCTAGCATCGCCGCGGCGCTGAGCGTCGCCTGCTCGAAATGCAATCTGCGCGAACTGTGCATGCCCGTCGGGCTCAGCGACGAGGAGCTCGGCAAGATCGATGAGTTGGTGGCCACGCGGCGCAAGATCAAGCGCGGCGGCGCGCTGTTCCGCAACGGCGAGCCGTTCAAGTCGCTGTTCGCGATCCGCACGGGCTTCTTCAAGACCTGCGTGACCGCCGAAGACGGCCGCGACCAGGTCACGGGGTTCCAGATGGCGGGCGAGATCATCGGCCTGGACGGCATCGTCAACGACCAGCACACCTGCGACGCCATCGCAATCGAAGACGCCGAGGTTTGCGTGATGCCCTTCGACCGCATCACCGAGCTGTCGCGCGAGGTGAACGCGCTGCAGCACCACGTGCATCGCATCATGAGCCGCGAGATCGTGCGCGAGCACGGGGTCATGCTGCTCCTGGGGAGCATGCGGGCCGAGGAGCGCCTCGCCGCGTTCCTGTTGAATCTGGTGCAACGGCTGCACGCCCGAGGCTTTTCCCGTTCGGAGCTCGTGCTTCGCATGACGCGCGAGGAAATGGGCAGCTACCTGGGGCTGAAGCTGGAAACCGTCAGCCGCACCTTCTCGAAATTTGCCGATGAGGGAATCATCGAGGTGCGCCACCGGCACCTGCGCATCCTCGATGCCGATGCGCTGAACCGCCTGGTAAACCCGCCGCCAGGCCGCGAGTAG
- the hemN gene encoding oxygen-independent coproporphyrinogen III oxidase, producing MNPVSPELLRRFDIPGPRYTSYPTADRFVEAFGDADLAQALAQRRAGPAALALPLSLYVHIPFCESLCYYCACNKIITKKHERGTAYLRSLAREVDLYTQQIGQGQPVTQLHLGGGSPTFLSDEELSELMAMLRRNFNLVPGGEHSIEIDPRTVDAKRLDHLAQLGFNRISYGVQDFEPDVQQAVHRVQPFEQVAELMEAARATGFDSINVDLIYGLPRQTPQTFARTLQKVAQIRPDRIALYGYAHLPDRFKPQRRIHSADLPVGGDKLAMLSQALKVFQDVGYTYIGMDHFALPHDALSVAKRQGRLHRNFQGYSTQPDCDLIGLGVSAIGRIGATYSQNAKTLEEYSDHLDQGRLPVVRGLAMSRDDLARRAVIMGLMCQGQVVFESIELAWLLDFREYFEAELEALREHEGMGLVTVDESGIQVTAKGWYVVRAIAMVFDRYVQADRNRARFSRII from the coding sequence ATGAATCCCGTTTCTCCCGAGCTACTGCGTCGTTTCGACATCCCAGGCCCGCGCTATACGTCCTATCCGACCGCCGACCGTTTCGTCGAGGCGTTCGGCGACGCCGACCTGGCCCAGGCCCTGGCCCAGCGCCGGGCGGGGCCGGCGGCCCTGGCGCTGCCGCTGTCGCTGTACGTGCATATCCCGTTCTGCGAGTCGCTGTGCTACTACTGCGCCTGCAACAAGATCATCACCAAGAAGCACGAACGCGGCACGGCCTACCTGCGCTCGCTGGCGCGTGAGGTGGACCTGTACACGCAGCAGATCGGCCAGGGCCAGCCGGTGACCCAGCTGCACCTGGGCGGCGGCTCGCCCACGTTCCTGTCGGACGAGGAGCTGAGCGAGCTGATGGCCATGCTGCGCCGCAATTTCAACCTGGTACCCGGCGGCGAGCATTCGATCGAAATCGACCCGCGCACCGTGGATGCCAAGCGGCTGGACCACCTGGCCCAGCTGGGCTTCAACCGCATCAGCTATGGCGTGCAGGACTTCGAGCCCGATGTGCAGCAGGCGGTGCATCGGGTCCAGCCCTTCGAGCAGGTCGCGGAGCTGATGGAAGCGGCGCGCGCCACCGGCTTCGATTCGATCAATGTCGACCTGATCTACGGGTTGCCGCGCCAGACGCCGCAGACTTTCGCCCGCACGCTGCAGAAGGTGGCGCAGATCCGCCCGGACCGCATCGCGCTGTACGGCTATGCGCACCTGCCGGACCGCTTCAAGCCGCAGCGGCGCATCCATTCGGCCGACCTGCCGGTGGGCGGCGACAAGCTCGCCATGCTGTCCCAGGCCCTGAAGGTCTTCCAGGACGTCGGCTACACCTACATCGGCATGGACCATTTCGCGCTGCCGCACGACGCACTGTCGGTCGCCAAGCGCCAGGGCCGGTTGCACCGCAACTTCCAGGGCTACAGCACGCAGCCGGACTGCGACCTGATCGGGCTGGGGGTTTCGGCCATCGGCCGCATCGGGGCCACCTACAGCCAGAACGCCAAGACGCTGGAGGAGTACAGCGACCACCTCGACCAGGGCCGGCTGCCGGTCGTGCGCGGCCTGGCGATGTCGCGCGACGACCTGGCGCGGCGCGCCGTGATCATGGGCCTGATGTGCCAGGGGCAGGTGGTCTTCGAATCGATCGAATTGGCCTGGCTGCTGGATTTCCGCGAGTACTTCGAAGCCGAGCTGGAAGCCCTGCGCGAGCACGAAGGCATGGGCCTGGTGACGGTCGACGAGAGCGGCATCCAGGTCACGGCCAAGGGCTGGTACGTGGTCCGCGCCATTGCCATGGTGTTCGACCGCTACGTGCAAGCCGACCGCAACCGCGCACGGTTTTCGCGCATCATCTAG
- a CDS encoding sulfite exporter TauE/SafE family protein, producing the protein MSLTLAATALLMGLAGGPHCTAMCGAACAGVVRMGKQPSLSPWIFQAGRLVGYSVAGAIAAQTVQGFAWLVEQTAALRPVWTLFHAAILAWGLMLLALARQPMWVSNAGRTVWNRMRPLAGRNGGQFTAGVLWAFMPCGLLYSALLVASLSGGPLDGALSMALFAAGSSLWLAAAPRLLRTVRDTGNRIRDRWGTRISGLLLIVAAVFALWVDLWHRIAVWCGLA; encoded by the coding sequence ATGTCCCTGACGCTCGCCGCCACCGCCTTGCTGATGGGCCTGGCCGGGGGGCCGCATTGCACGGCCATGTGCGGCGCGGCCTGCGCGGGCGTGGTGCGCATGGGCAAGCAGCCCTCGCTGTCGCCCTGGATCTTCCAGGCTGGACGCCTGGTGGGCTACTCGGTGGCGGGCGCGATCGCCGCCCAGACCGTGCAGGGCTTCGCCTGGCTGGTCGAGCAGACCGCCGCGCTGCGTCCCGTCTGGACCCTGTTCCATGCGGCCATCCTGGCCTGGGGGCTGATGCTGTTGGCGCTGGCCCGCCAGCCGATGTGGGTCAGCAATGCGGGGCGCACGGTGTGGAACCGGATGCGGCCGCTGGCGGGGCGCAACGGCGGCCAGTTCACGGCCGGTGTGCTGTGGGCTTTCATGCCCTGCGGACTGCTGTACTCGGCCCTGCTGGTCGCATCGCTGAGCGGCGGGCCGCTCGACGGCGCCCTGTCGATGGCACTGTTCGCCGCCGGCAGCAGCCTCTGGCTGGCCGCCGCGCCGCGCCTGCTTCGCACGGTGCGCGATACCGGCAACCGCATCCGCGACCGGTGGGGCACCCGGATCTCGGGCCTGCTGCTGATCGTCGCCGCGGTGTTCGCGCTCTGGGTGGACCTGTGGCACCGCATCGCGGTCTGGTGCGGGCTCGCTTGA
- a CDS encoding MBL fold metallo-hydrolase RNA specificity domain-containing protein → MRLHFLGATGTVTGSKYLIEHGGRRLLVDCGLFQGYKELRLRNWSPLPVEPRSIDAVVLTHAHIDHSGYLPLLARMGFRGKVLCSPATFDLCRILLPDSGFLQEEEAEYANRHKVTRHQPALPLYTREDAVRCLELFSPLAAGHGVEALPGLHLELAHSGHMVGSSFVRLQGDKRSILFSGDIGRPHDPVLKPPASMRGADYLVLESTYGNRPHPQHRSFEQLAAVIQRTAARGGVVVIPAFAVGRAQALLYGIHRLKAAGAIPDIPVYLNSPMAANAMEVYLKHRDELRLSAQECREVAGAAHIVGSPEESERLNGRRGPMIIIAASGMATGGRVVHHLKAFAPHQRNAIVLAGYQAGGTRGATIASGARSVRIHGQEVPIRAEVAQLDDLSAHADAGEILQWLRGFSIVPRRTFITHGEPDAADAMRQHIERELGWEVHMPYYLESVDLA, encoded by the coding sequence ATGCGACTTCACTTCCTCGGCGCGACCGGCACCGTCACCGGGTCCAAGTACCTCATCGAGCATGGCGGGAGGCGCCTGCTCGTGGACTGCGGCCTGTTCCAGGGCTACAAGGAACTGCGGCTTCGCAACTGGTCGCCGCTGCCGGTGGAGCCGCGCTCGATCGACGCGGTGGTCCTCACGCACGCGCACATCGACCACAGCGGCTACCTGCCGCTGCTGGCGCGCATGGGCTTCCGCGGCAAGGTGCTGTGCAGCCCCGCCACCTTCGACCTGTGCCGCATCCTGCTGCCGGACTCGGGTTTTTTGCAGGAGGAGGAAGCCGAGTACGCCAACCGCCACAAGGTGACCCGGCACCAGCCGGCGCTGCCGCTGTACACCCGCGAGGATGCGGTGCGTTGCCTCGAACTGTTCTCGCCGCTGGCCGCCGGCCATGGCGTCGAAGCCCTGCCCGGGCTGCACCTGGAACTGGCGCACTCGGGACACATGGTGGGGTCCAGCTTCGTGCGGCTGCAGGGCGACAAGCGCTCCATCCTGTTCTCCGGCGACATCGGCCGGCCGCACGATCCGGTGCTCAAGCCGCCGGCGAGCATGCGGGGGGCGGATTACCTGGTGCTCGAATCGACCTACGGGAACCGCCCGCACCCGCAGCACCGCAGCTTCGAACAACTCGCCGCGGTCATCCAGCGCACGGCCGCGCGCGGTGGCGTGGTTGTGATCCCGGCCTTTGCGGTCGGCCGCGCGCAAGCGCTGCTTTATGGCATCCATCGCCTGAAAGCGGCCGGAGCGATTCCCGATATCCCCGTTTACCTGAACAGCCCGATGGCCGCCAACGCCATGGAGGTCTACCTGAAGCACCGGGATGAACTGCGGCTGTCGGCGCAGGAATGCCGCGAAGTTGCCGGCGCCGCGCACATCGTGGGCTCGCCCGAGGAATCGGAGCGGCTCAATGGCCGGCGCGGCCCGATGATCATCATCGCCGCCAGCGGCATGGCCACCGGCGGACGCGTCGTGCATCACCTGAAGGCCTTCGCGCCGCACCAGCGCAACGCCATCGTGCTGGCCGGCTACCAGGCCGGCGGCACGCGCGGCGCCACCATCGCCTCGGGCGCGCGTTCGGTGCGCATCCACGGCCAGGAGGTCCCGATCCGGGCCGAAGTGGCGCAGCTCGACGACCTGTCGGCGCATGCCGATGCCGGCGAGATCCTGCAATGGCTGCGCGGCTTCAGCATCGTCCCCCGCCGAACCTTCATCACCCACGGCGAGCCCGACGCCGCCGACGCGATGCGCCAGCACATCGAGCGCGAGCTCGGGTGGGAGGTTCACATGCCGTACTACCTGGAGTCGGTGGACCTGGCCTGA
- a CDS encoding PhoH family protein, with translation MPLPPAPTKRAALLPPEAFDAPARSSHRTARKAEAAHADGPLADTPVVLDFDPRSGGGESHPEALFREDVETYTHAEPPARKPVPAQPAPKAARNGKATGPGKLFVLDTNVLMHDPMSLFRFEEHDIFLPMIVLEELDGHKKGTTEVARNARQASRWLDALAGAQGADIGTGLKLNTTGHPEARGSLFFQTQTLSNKLPASLPQGKADNQILGVVQALREQHAPREVVLVSKDINMRVKARALGLATDDYQNDKTLDDLDLLYSGTLALPADFWAKHGKTVESWQTGQHTFYRISGPIVPSLLINQFVFFESPGEPSLYARVTEIRGRTAVLKTLKDYGHLKNAVWGVTTRNREQNFAMNLLMDPEIDFVTLTGTAGTGKTLMALASGLTQVLDDRRYTEIIMTRATVSVGEDIGFLPGTEEEKMGPWMGALDDNLEVLAKTDTGAGEWGRAATNELIRSRIKIKSMNFMRGRTFLNKYVIIDEAQNLTPKQMKTLITRAGPGTKIICMGNLAQIDTPYLTEGSSGLTFAVDKFKSWPHAGHITLARGERSRLADFASEVL, from the coding sequence ATGCCACTGCCTCCCGCACCCACCAAGCGCGCCGCCCTGCTCCCGCCGGAAGCCTTCGACGCTCCGGCCCGGTCCTCGCACAGGACGGCGCGAAAAGCGGAGGCTGCGCACGCTGACGGGCCCCTCGCCGACACGCCCGTCGTGCTCGACTTCGACCCGCGCAGCGGCGGCGGCGAGTCGCACCCCGAGGCGCTGTTCCGCGAGGACGTCGAGACCTATACGCACGCCGAACCCCCGGCTCGCAAGCCCGTTCCGGCCCAGCCCGCGCCCAAGGCGGCGCGCAACGGCAAGGCCACCGGCCCGGGCAAGCTCTTCGTGCTGGACACCAACGTCCTGATGCACGACCCGATGAGCCTTTTCCGGTTCGAGGAGCACGACATCTTCCTGCCGATGATCGTGCTGGAAGAGCTCGACGGCCACAAAAAGGGCACGACGGAAGTTGCCCGCAACGCCCGCCAGGCCAGCCGCTGGCTGGACGCGCTGGCCGGCGCGCAGGGTGCCGACATCGGAACGGGCCTGAAGCTCAACACGACCGGGCACCCGGAAGCGCGCGGCTCCCTGTTCTTCCAGACACAGACCTTGTCGAACAAGCTGCCGGCCAGCCTGCCGCAGGGCAAGGCCGACAACCAGATCCTGGGCGTGGTGCAGGCGCTGCGCGAGCAGCACGCCCCGCGCGAGGTGGTGCTGGTGTCCAAGGACATCAACATGCGGGTCAAGGCGCGCGCCCTCGGCCTGGCCACCGACGACTACCAGAACGACAAGACGCTCGACGACCTCGACCTGCTGTACTCGGGCACGCTGGCGCTGCCGGCCGACTTCTGGGCCAAGCACGGCAAGACGGTGGAGAGCTGGCAGACCGGCCAGCACACCTTCTATCGCATCAGCGGCCCCATCGTGCCGAGCCTGCTGATCAACCAGTTCGTGTTCTTCGAGTCCCCCGGCGAGCCCAGCCTGTATGCGCGCGTCACCGAGATCCGCGGGCGCACCGCGGTGCTCAAGACGCTCAAGGACTACGGCCACCTGAAGAACGCGGTGTGGGGCGTGACCACGCGCAATCGCGAGCAAAACTTCGCCATGAACCTGCTCATGGATCCGGAGATCGATTTCGTCACGCTCACCGGCACCGCCGGCACCGGCAAGACCTTGATGGCGCTGGCTTCCGGGCTGACGCAGGTGCTGGATGACCGCCGCTACACCGAGATCATCATGACCCGCGCCACCGTCAGCGTGGGCGAGGACATCGGCTTCCTGCCCGGCACCGAGGAGGAAAAGATGGGGCCGTGGATGGGCGCGCTCGACGACAACCTCGAGGTGCTGGCCAAGACCGACACCGGCGCCGGCGAATGGGGCCGCGCTGCCACCAACGAGCTGATCCGCAGCCGCATCAAGATCAAGAGCATGAACTTCATGCGCGGCCGCACCTTCCTGAACAAGTACGTGATCATCGACGAGGCGCAGAACCTCACGCCAAAGCAGATGAAGACGCTGATCACGCGCGCCGGCCCGGGCACCAAGATCATCTGCATGGGGAACCTGGCGCAGATCGACACGCCCTACCTCACCGAGGGCTCCTCGGGCCTGACCTTCGCCGTCGACAAGTTCAAGAGCTGGCCCCACGCAGGGCACATCACGCTGGCGCGCGGCGAGCGCTCGCGGCTGGCGGACTTCGCCTCCGAAGTGCTGTGA
- a CDS encoding peroxiredoxin, protein MAIVVNKPIPEFEANATGGIKVTNTSHLGQVLVLYFYPKDNTPGCTTEAMQFRDKYKDFVKAGATVFGVSRDNMKSHDDFKAKLELPFELIADTEEKMCHMFGVVKNKIMYGKKVKGIERSTFLIGADGVLKQEWRGLKVPGHVDDVLKAVKLLKKAA, encoded by the coding sequence ATGGCAATCGTTGTCAACAAGCCCATCCCCGAGTTCGAAGCCAACGCCACCGGCGGCATCAAGGTCACGAACACCTCTCATTTGGGCCAGGTGCTTGTGCTTTATTTCTACCCCAAGGACAACACGCCCGGCTGCACGACCGAGGCCATGCAGTTTCGCGACAAGTACAAGGATTTCGTGAAGGCCGGCGCCACCGTGTTCGGGGTTTCCCGCGACAACATGAAGTCCCATGACGACTTCAAGGCCAAGCTCGAGCTTCCTTTCGAACTCATTGCCGACACCGAAGAAAAGATGTGCCACATGTTCGGCGTGGTCAAGAACAAGATCATGTACGGCAAGAAGGTCAAGGGCATCGAGCGCAGCACCTTTCTGATCGGCGCCGACGGCGTCCTCAAGCAGGAATGGCGCGGCCTGAAGGTTCCCGGGCACGTGGATGACGTGCTCAAGGCGGTGAAGCTGCTGAAGAAGGCGGCGTGA
- a CDS encoding Mth938-like domain-containing protein, whose protein sequence is MKLQPDSFDVQAITGYGPGWVGVNGEKIHHSVIIGSGGERLAWPVQRFDELGQEHFALLATVPAEVAIFGSGSRIRFPKPAWLAPLIEKNVGLETMDTAAACRTYNILAQEGRRVVVALLLEP, encoded by the coding sequence ATGAAGCTGCAACCCGATTCTTTCGATGTCCAGGCCATCACCGGCTACGGCCCCGGCTGGGTCGGCGTCAATGGTGAAAAAATCCACCACAGCGTGATCATCGGCTCCGGTGGCGAACGTCTGGCGTGGCCGGTACAGCGCTTTGATGAGCTGGGCCAGGAGCACTTTGCCCTGCTGGCCACCGTCCCGGCCGAGGTCGCCATTTTCGGCAGCGGTTCACGGATCCGCTTCCCCAAGCCGGCCTGGCTGGCGCCGCTCATCGAGAAGAACGTCGGGCTGGAGACCATGGACACGGCGGCGGCCTGCCGCACCTACAACATCCTGGCACAGGAGGGACGCCGCGTGGTGGTTGCCCTCCTGCTTGAGCCGTAA
- a CDS encoding pyridoxal phosphate-dependent aminotransferase, translated as MKTVQKSAKLANVLYDIRGPIMDAARRMEEEGHKIIRLNIGNLAVFGFDAPEEIQQDMARNLPNSAGYSDSKGIFAARKAVMHETQKQGLKGVVLDDIYLGNGASELIAMATNALLDDGDELLLPAPDYPLWTAATSLSGGTPVHYLCDESNGWMPDLDDIRKKVTPRTKGIVVINPNNPTGALYSDELLRGIVAIARQHGLVILADEVYDKVLYDGVKHTPIATLSDDVLTLTFNSLSKSYRSCGYRAGWMVVTGDKKHAHDYIEGLNMLTNMRLCANVPGQYAIQTALGGYQSINELVGEGGRLRRQRDLAYELITAIPGISCVRPSAALYMFPRLDPKVYPIADDRQFFLELLQETRVMLVQGTGFNWHSPDHFRIVFLPHEDDLREAINRIAKFLESYRKRHTS; from the coding sequence TTGAAAACCGTCCAGAAATCGGCCAAGCTGGCCAACGTGCTCTACGACATCCGCGGCCCGATCATGGACGCCGCCCGCCGGATGGAAGAGGAGGGCCACAAGATCATCCGGCTGAACATCGGCAACTTGGCCGTGTTCGGCTTCGACGCCCCCGAAGAGATCCAGCAGGACATGGCCCGCAATCTGCCCAACTCGGCAGGCTACTCGGACAGCAAGGGCATCTTCGCCGCCCGCAAGGCCGTCATGCACGAGACCCAGAAGCAGGGTCTCAAGGGCGTGGTGCTGGATGACATCTATCTCGGCAATGGCGCGAGCGAGTTGATCGCCATGGCCACCAATGCCCTGCTTGACGATGGCGACGAACTGCTGTTGCCCGCGCCCGATTACCCGCTGTGGACCGCGGCCACCAGCCTGTCGGGCGGCACGCCGGTCCACTACCTGTGCGACGAAAGCAATGGCTGGATGCCCGACCTGGACGACATCCGCAAGAAGGTCACGCCGCGCACCAAGGGCATCGTCGTCATCAACCCCAACAACCCGACCGGCGCCCTGTATTCGGATGAGTTGCTGCGCGGGATCGTCGCCATTGCCCGCCAGCATGGGCTTGTCATCCTGGCCGACGAGGTGTACGACAAGGTGCTGTACGACGGCGTGAAGCACACGCCGATCGCCACCCTGTCGGACGACGTGCTGACGCTGACTTTCAACTCGCTCTCCAAGAGCTATCGCTCCTGCGGCTACCGCGCGGGCTGGATGGTGGTGACGGGCGACAAGAAGCACGCCCACGACTACATCGAGGGCCTGAACATGCTCACCAACATGCGGCTTTGCGCCAATGTTCCGGGGCAGTACGCGATCCAGACGGCGCTGGGCGGCTACCAGAGCATCAACGAGCTGGTGGGCGAGGGCGGCCGCCTGCGGCGCCAGCGCGACCTGGCCTACGAACTGATCACCGCCATCCCGGGCATCAGCTGCGTCAGGCCATCCGCCGCCCTGTACATGTTCCCGCGGCTGGACCCCAAGGTCTACCCGATCGCGGACGACCGCCAGTTCTTCCTGGAACTGCTGCAGGAAACCCGTGTCATGCTGGTGCAGGGCACCGGCTTCAACTGGCATTCGCCGGACCATTTCCGCATCGTCTTCCTCCCGCACGAGGACGACCTGCGCGAGGCGATCAACCGGATCGCCAAGTTCCTCGAAAGTTACCGTAAGCGTCATACGTCATGA
- a CDS encoding homoserine dehydrogenase: MKPIQAGLLGAGTVGSGVLNVLKRNQEEIKRRAGRGIEITMVADLDTARAQALAGPGVQVVKDARAVIANPEIDIVIELIGGYGIAKQLVMEAIDAGKHVVTANKALLAVHGTEIFAAAHRRGVMVAFEAAVAGGIPIIKALREGLTANSIEWIAGIINGTTNFILSEMRDKGLDFDAALKDAQRLGYAEADPTFDIEGVDAAHKATIMSAIAFGIPVQFDRAHVEGITKLAAQDIRYAEQLGYRIKLLGITKRTPKGVELRVHPSLVPAKRLIANVEGAMNAVMVQGDAVGTTLYYGKGAGSEPTASSVIADLVDITRLHTADAAHRVPHLAFQPDQMSDAPVLPMSEVVTSYYLRLRVADQAGVLAKVTGLLAAAGISIDAMLQRPAGEAQEAGDAKAVPQTDLIILTHNVREGTMNEVITQMQGLPTVLAPIVRIRKEELA, from the coding sequence ATGAAACCGATCCAAGCAGGCCTGCTGGGCGCAGGCACCGTGGGCAGCGGCGTGCTCAACGTCCTCAAGCGCAACCAGGAAGAAATCAAGCGCCGCGCCGGCCGCGGCATCGAAATCACCATGGTGGCCGACCTCGACACCGCACGCGCGCAGGCGCTTGCCGGGCCGGGTGTGCAGGTGGTCAAAGATGCCCGCGCCGTCATCGCCAACCCCGAGATCGACATCGTCATCGAGCTGATCGGCGGCTACGGCATCGCCAAGCAGCTGGTGATGGAGGCGATCGATGCGGGTAAGCACGTGGTCACGGCCAACAAGGCGCTGCTGGCGGTGCACGGCACCGAGATCTTCGCGGCGGCGCACCGGCGCGGCGTGATGGTCGCCTTCGAGGCGGCGGTGGCCGGCGGCATCCCGATCATCAAGGCCTTGCGCGAGGGCCTGACGGCCAACAGCATCGAGTGGATCGCCGGCATCATCAACGGCACCACCAACTTCATCCTGTCCGAGATGCGCGACAAGGGGCTGGACTTCGACGCCGCCCTGAAGGACGCGCAGCGGCTGGGTTATGCCGAGGCGGACCCGACCTTCGACATCGAGGGCGTGGACGCGGCGCACAAGGCGACCATCATGTCGGCCATTGCCTTCGGCATCCCGGTGCAGTTCGACCGGGCCCACGTCGAGGGCATCACCAAGCTCGCCGCCCAGGACATCCGCTACGCCGAGCAGCTGGGCTACCGCATCAAGTTGCTGGGCATCACCAAGCGCACGCCCAAGGGCGTGGAACTGCGCGTGCACCCGTCGCTGGTGCCGGCCAAGCGCCTGATCGCCAACGTCGAGGGCGCGATGAACGCGGTGATGGTGCAGGGCGACGCCGTCGGCACCACGCTGTACTACGGCAAGGGCGCGGGCAGCGAGCCCACCGCCAGCTCGGTGATCGCCGACCTGGTGGACATCACGCGCCTGCACACGGCCGATGCCGCGCACCGCGTGCCGCACCTGGCCTTCCAGCCCGACCAGATGAGCGACGCGCCGGTGTTGCCGATGAGCGAGGTGGTCACGAGCTACTACCTGCGCCTGCGGGTGGCCGACCAGGCGGGCGTGCTCGCCAAGGTCACAGGCCTGCTGGCGGCGGCCGGCATCAGCATCGACGCCATGCTGCAGCGCCCGGCCGGCGAGGCGCAGGAGGCGGGCGATGCCAAGGCGGTGCCGCAGACCGACCTGATCATCCTCACGCACAACGTGCGCGAAGGCACGATGAACGAAGTGATCACGCAGATGCAGGGCCTGCCCACGGTGCTGGCGCCGATCGTGCGGATCCGCAAGGAAGAACTGGCCTGA